The following proteins are co-located in the Micromonospora coriariae genome:
- a CDS encoding polysaccharide pyruvyl transferase family protein — translation MHQRILMRAKKGPFDVYSPEEAFEGNWIGENNGNLVFSHAAHKILRTSTAEITSTGFKIDLRDVDRINEQYDVYVIPLANAFRRSYAHRLEAMTKFIERLKIPVVVLGVGVQTNVAGDREYLRPIDEVVSRFVRAVLNRSHSIGVRGEITEGYLRTLGFSAVDVIGCPSMFLHGDTLGVEKGKAVLEPHDRVALTVSPYVKSMGKIIAAHQRRYPNLRYLPQDLKTLGTLLYGDAPEDRGKTSTIPIHSTHPLFTEDKVRMFLDPWTWMDYLAGFDFAFGTRIHGTITALVAGTPGYLFAHDSRTLELARYFDIPHRVMKDVPADVDAADLYEEADYTALNNGHKARYNTMLSFLAKHDLGNSFADGDSAGRFDAQVRATTFPPAVRPAAATATEELLARVQWLHDRNGELRREIEALGEQRLRARVRRALPEPVRRILKR, via the coding sequence ATGCACCAACGGATTCTGATGCGGGCGAAGAAGGGCCCCTTCGACGTCTACTCCCCGGAGGAGGCGTTCGAAGGCAACTGGATCGGCGAGAACAACGGCAACCTGGTGTTCAGCCACGCCGCCCACAAGATCCTGCGTACCAGCACCGCCGAGATCACCTCGACCGGCTTCAAGATCGACCTGCGCGACGTCGACCGCATCAACGAGCAGTACGACGTCTACGTCATTCCGCTGGCCAACGCGTTCCGCCGCAGTTACGCGCACCGCCTCGAGGCGATGACCAAGTTCATCGAGCGGTTGAAGATCCCGGTGGTGGTGCTGGGGGTGGGCGTACAGACCAACGTCGCGGGTGACCGGGAGTACCTGCGCCCGATCGACGAGGTGGTCAGCCGGTTCGTCCGGGCGGTGCTCAACCGCTCGCACAGCATCGGCGTGCGCGGCGAGATCACCGAGGGCTACCTGCGTACGTTGGGCTTCTCGGCGGTCGACGTGATCGGCTGCCCGTCGATGTTCCTGCACGGCGACACCCTCGGGGTGGAGAAGGGCAAGGCGGTGCTGGAGCCGCACGACCGGGTCGCCCTGACCGTCTCGCCGTACGTGAAGTCCATGGGGAAGATCATCGCCGCGCACCAGCGGCGCTACCCCAACCTGCGCTACCTCCCGCAGGACCTGAAGACCCTGGGCACCCTGCTCTACGGCGACGCCCCGGAGGACCGGGGGAAGACCAGCACCATCCCGATCCACAGCACGCACCCGCTGTTCACCGAGGACAAGGTGCGGATGTTCCTCGACCCGTGGACCTGGATGGACTACCTCGCCGGCTTCGACTTCGCCTTCGGCACCCGCATCCACGGCACCATCACGGCGCTGGTCGCCGGTACGCCCGGGTACCTGTTCGCGCACGATTCGCGCACCCTGGAACTGGCCCGCTACTTCGACATCCCGCACCGGGTGATGAAGGACGTGCCGGCCGACGTCGATGCCGCCGACCTGTACGAGGAGGCCGACTACACGGCGTTGAACAACGGTCACAAGGCCCGGTACAACACCATGCTGTCCTTCCTGGCCAAGCACGATCTCGGCAACTCGTTCGCCGACGGCGACAGCGCCGGTCGCTTCGACGCGCAGGTCCGGGCCACCACCTTCCCGCCCGCCGTACGCCCGGCCGCCGCCACGGCGACGGAGGAGCTGCTGGCCCGGGTGCAGTGGCTGCACGACCGCAACGGTGAGCTGCGGCGCGAAATCGAGGCGTTGGGAGAGCAGCGGCTGCGGGCCCGGGTCCGGCGGGCCCTGCCCGAGCCGGTGCGCCGCATCCTCAAGCGTTAA
- a CDS encoding alpha-ketoglutarate-dependent dioxygenase AlkB has product MLDLAAAEPSLGPLVGRLRRQLSRGAWVDHLPGWVAGSDAVFDTLLRDVPWRGERRTMYDTEVEVPRLLSWYGPDRPLPHPLLTEARTALTHHYAPELGEPFVTAGMCLYRSGRDSVAWHGDTHGRSAHTDTMVAIVSFGAPRPLLLRPRGGGASLRFPLGHGDLVVMGGSCQRTWEHAIPKTARPVGPRVSVQFRPAGVS; this is encoded by the coding sequence ATGCTGGATCTCGCCGCCGCGGAGCCGTCGCTCGGCCCGCTGGTCGGGCGGCTGCGGAGACAGCTCTCCCGGGGCGCCTGGGTGGACCACCTGCCCGGCTGGGTCGCCGGCTCGGACGCGGTCTTCGACACCCTGCTGCGGGACGTGCCCTGGCGGGGCGAACGGCGCACGATGTACGACACCGAGGTGGAGGTCCCCCGCCTGCTCTCCTGGTACGGGCCGGACCGGCCGCTGCCGCACCCGCTGCTGACCGAGGCACGCACCGCGCTCACCCACCACTACGCCCCCGAGTTGGGCGAGCCGTTCGTCACCGCCGGCATGTGCCTCTACCGCTCGGGGCGGGACAGCGTCGCCTGGCACGGCGACACCCACGGCCGCTCCGCGCACACCGACACGATGGTCGCCATCGTCTCCTTCGGCGCGCCGCGGCCGCTGCTGCTGCGCCCGCGCGGCGGGGGCGCGAGCCTGCGGTTCCCACTCGGGCACGGCGACCTGGTGGTGATGGGAGGCTCCTGCCAGCGCACCTGGGAGCACGCCATCCCGAAGACCGCCCGGCCCGTCGGCCCCCGGGTCAGCGTCCAGTTCCGGCCCGCCGGCGTCTCCTGA
- a CDS encoding glycosyltransferase family 39 protein, with translation MPVGRLIARSVRTTRTLVDLLRRHVGLTVVVAAGITLRIVTMIAYQPALWFQGDSGTYVRLARQWPAMPPRWPFAWLLKAFEWSGTFISVVAVQHLAGVALAVATYLVLRRIGVGPWVATLAVTPVLLDATQFTLEQYLLTETLFTTALAVAALLLVRRERPGTAASLVAGVAVALGMATRPTGVVAIGALLLFLLLPWRGWRAPTAFLLGIVALFGAAFVGIGSVKGALGLEGGRFLYGRTAHFADCDRLELRPGLRKLCPVQPLDQRPDRPDWYIWNIKSPILQAERPEDLDEFAHEVIKQQPGDYLAAVASDSARYFWPTRLKPMEQCLANWWRPQPAPSDWAADFNCVPRTASPGYQPTPAPSRDVEANAASRFLHEYGRYGVTPAPAMAAMLLIALVGAVWPRRGRLRLSMIALLYASIGVGIMVFSVATSMFDHRYGLPALAFLPVAAAVGWQRLRSTPVSTDRHTPADDEPERLAPTISSESNGDHDERTGDRGHGTAAVPQRG, from the coding sequence GTGCCCGTTGGACGCCTGATCGCCCGATCCGTCCGCACCACTCGCACCCTCGTCGACCTGCTGCGTCGCCACGTCGGGCTCACCGTCGTGGTCGCCGCGGGCATCACGCTGCGGATCGTGACGATGATCGCCTACCAACCCGCACTGTGGTTCCAGGGCGACTCCGGCACGTACGTGCGGCTGGCCCGACAGTGGCCGGCCATGCCACCCCGCTGGCCGTTCGCGTGGCTGCTCAAGGCGTTCGAGTGGAGCGGCACGTTCATCTCGGTCGTGGCGGTGCAGCACCTCGCGGGCGTCGCCCTCGCCGTCGCGACGTACCTGGTGCTGCGCCGGATCGGCGTCGGCCCGTGGGTGGCCACCCTCGCGGTGACCCCGGTGCTGCTCGACGCCACCCAGTTCACACTGGAGCAGTACCTGCTCACCGAAACACTCTTCACCACCGCCCTCGCGGTCGCGGCGCTGCTGCTGGTCCGGCGGGAACGACCCGGGACGGCAGCGAGCCTGGTCGCGGGCGTGGCCGTCGCGCTGGGCATGGCGACCCGACCCACCGGTGTGGTCGCCATCGGCGCGCTGCTGCTGTTCCTGCTGCTGCCATGGCGGGGCTGGCGGGCGCCGACCGCGTTCCTGCTCGGCATCGTCGCCCTCTTCGGTGCCGCCTTCGTCGGCATCGGCTCCGTGAAGGGCGCACTCGGCCTCGAAGGCGGCCGGTTCCTCTATGGACGAACCGCGCACTTCGCCGACTGCGACCGGCTGGAACTGCGCCCCGGCCTGCGCAAGCTCTGCCCGGTGCAGCCGCTGGACCAACGACCCGACCGGCCGGACTGGTACATCTGGAACATCAAGAGCCCGATCCTCCAGGCCGAACGACCCGAGGACCTCGACGAGTTCGCCCACGAGGTGATCAAACAGCAGCCGGGCGACTACCTGGCCGCGGTCGCGTCGGACAGCGCGCGCTACTTCTGGCCGACCCGGCTCAAGCCGATGGAGCAGTGCCTGGCCAACTGGTGGCGACCGCAGCCGGCCCCGAGCGACTGGGCCGCCGACTTCAACTGCGTACCGCGCACCGCCAGCCCCGGCTACCAGCCGACTCCGGCGCCGTCCAGGGACGTCGAGGCGAACGCGGCGAGCCGTTTCCTGCACGAGTACGGCCGATACGGCGTGACCCCGGCGCCGGCCATGGCCGCCATGCTCCTGATCGCGCTGGTCGGCGCGGTGTGGCCGCGCCGGGGCCGGCTACGGCTCAGCATGATCGCCCTCCTGTACGCCAGCATCGGCGTCGGGATCATGGTCTTCTCCGTCGCCACCTCCATGTTCGACCACCGCTACGGCCTGCCGGCGCTGGCGTTCCTCCCGGTCGCCGCCGCGGTCGGCTGGCAGCGGCTGCGATCGACACCAGTCTCGACGGACCGGCACACGCCGGCCGACGACGAGCCCGAACGGCTCGCACCCACCATCTCGTCCGAAAGCAACGGGGATCATGACGAACGAACGGGAGATCGAGGTCACGGTACTGCTGCCGTGCCTCAACGAGGCTGA
- a CDS encoding glycosyltransferase family 2 protein: MTNEREIEVTVLLPCLNEAETLETCVRKALRSLEECGVVGEVLVSDNGSTDGSQEIAERAGARVVSAPIRGYGGALLNGIEQARGRYVIMADADDSYALSDLGPFIEALRAGHDVVMGNRFRGGIAAGAMPPLHRYLGNPVLSWLGRALFGLREVRDFHCGMRGFDAERVRALGLCMPGMEFASELVVRAALAGYDIVEVPTTLSPDGRSRPPHLRTWRDGWRHLRFLLVFAPRKTLVRPGASLTLLGLVGAGALTPGPLSLGPVQLDVSTLVYACLMVIVGVQLMLFGGLAEIYGRQERLVPQRASDRWIRLLRLETSVTTGLLLLAAGAAGTVGAVSYWGLDGFGDLNPGDTLRVVLPSATAIALGVVVLFSGLVGSLLTLRPAYPAPTIVRQPGPERERERVPSTT, translated from the coding sequence ATGACGAACGAACGGGAGATCGAGGTCACGGTACTGCTGCCGTGCCTCAACGAGGCTGAGACGCTGGAGACCTGCGTCCGCAAGGCACTGCGCTCGCTCGAGGAGTGCGGGGTCGTCGGGGAGGTACTGGTCTCCGACAACGGTTCCACCGACGGGTCACAGGAGATCGCCGAGCGGGCCGGCGCCCGCGTGGTGTCCGCTCCGATCCGCGGCTACGGCGGCGCCCTGCTCAACGGAATCGAGCAGGCCCGCGGCCGGTACGTCATCATGGCCGACGCGGACGACTCGTACGCGTTGTCGGACCTCGGGCCGTTCATCGAGGCGCTGCGCGCCGGGCACGACGTCGTCATGGGCAACCGGTTCCGGGGCGGAATCGCGGCCGGCGCCATGCCGCCGCTGCACCGGTACCTGGGCAACCCGGTGCTCAGTTGGCTCGGTCGGGCGCTCTTCGGCCTGCGCGAGGTCCGGGACTTCCACTGCGGCATGCGCGGCTTCGACGCCGAGCGGGTCCGGGCGCTCGGGCTCTGCATGCCGGGCATGGAGTTCGCCTCCGAGCTGGTGGTGCGGGCCGCGCTGGCCGGCTACGACATCGTCGAGGTGCCGACCACCCTCTCGCCGGACGGGCGGTCCCGGCCGCCACACCTGCGCACCTGGCGGGACGGCTGGCGGCACCTGCGGTTCCTGCTGGTGTTCGCCCCGCGCAAGACCCTGGTCCGGCCGGGCGCGTCGCTCACCCTGCTCGGGCTGGTCGGCGCCGGCGCGCTCACCCCGGGCCCGCTGTCGCTGGGCCCGGTCCAGCTCGACGTCAGCACCCTGGTGTACGCGTGCCTGATGGTGATCGTCGGCGTGCAGCTCATGCTCTTCGGCGGACTGGCCGAAATCTACGGCCGGCAGGAGCGGCTCGTCCCCCAGCGCGCGTCGGACCGCTGGATCCGCCTCCTGCGGCTGGAGACCAGCGTCACCACCGGCCTGCTGCTGCTCGCCGCCGGCGCGGCGGGCACCGTCGGCGCGGTCTCCTACTGGGGACTGGACGGCTTCGGCGACCTCAACCCGGGCGACACGCTGCGAGTGGTGCTGCCGTCGGCCACCGCGATCGCGCTCGGCGTGGTCGTGCTCTTCTCCGGGCTGGTCGGCAGTCTCCTCACGCTCCGCCCGGCGTACCCGGCGCCGACGATCGTCCGGCAGCCCGGCCCGGAACGTGAGCGTGAGCGAGTCCCCAGCACCACGTAA
- a CDS encoding DNA gyrase/topoisomerase IV subunit A, with translation MARRKENKVDLSSFDQAGARVFDNPLVTEVSDSYLEYAFSVIHSRALPDARDGLKPVHRRILWSMYEQGYRPDRGHVKSARVVGDVMGKYHPHGDTAIYDAMVRLAQDFSLNVPLIDGHGNFGSPDDGPAAARYTEARMSREAMLLVGELGEDTVDVEPNYDGSLTQPTVLPAAFPNLLVNGASGIAVGMATNMIPHNLAEVVSAARWLINHPDATLDKLMEFVPGPDLPTGGVLLGLDEVRRAYETGRGVVRMRGKVEIGPLEGSRGRQAITVVELPYGVGAEKVIAAITNEVTKTKRLTGIADVKDLTDRESGTRLVIECKVGVNPQALLADLYRLTPLEQSFGVNNLVLVDGQPRTLGLKALLEVFLAHRYEVVTRRSSYRRRKRQERLHLVDGLLIALLDIDRVVRLIRGSDDAQAAKDGLMSQFGLSDIQATYILDTPLRRLTKYDRIELEAEQERLRTEIAELSTILDDDKVLKKLVSDELAAVVKQFGTERRTTLVDGDLKEVLAASAPAGPLEVADDPCQVILSATGLVARTAAESEESAEGRRRNGRVKHDTVRAIVHSTARGRVLLVTSAGRAFKIDVLPLPVLPEQAGTVSLRGGMSAAELVPLEAGETVVGLAPLGGPADGSPGLALGTRQGVVKICAPEWPVRSDEFEVIGLRDGDEVVGATWLTDGAETLTFVTSEASLLRFAAGLVRPQGLKGGGMAGINLPAGSRVVYFGAVRTDDPGHGEPMVVTSTGATVKVTPFKAYPAKGRATGGVRAHRFLKDETDVVVAWVGPRPVGATGTGEPVELPAADPRRDGSGFAVMLGPTVVGHLIERD, from the coding sequence ATGGCACGCCGCAAGGAAAACAAGGTCGACCTCTCCTCGTTCGACCAGGCCGGCGCGCGGGTCTTCGACAACCCGCTGGTCACCGAGGTCTCCGACTCCTACCTGGAGTACGCGTTCTCGGTCATCCACTCCCGCGCCCTGCCCGACGCCCGCGACGGCCTCAAGCCCGTGCACCGGCGCATCCTCTGGTCGATGTACGAGCAGGGCTACCGACCCGACCGTGGGCACGTGAAGTCCGCGCGGGTGGTCGGCGACGTCATGGGTAAGTACCACCCGCACGGCGACACTGCGATCTACGACGCGATGGTCCGCCTCGCGCAGGACTTCTCGCTCAACGTCCCGCTGATCGACGGGCACGGCAACTTCGGTTCCCCGGACGACGGGCCGGCGGCGGCGCGCTACACCGAGGCGCGGATGTCGCGCGAGGCGATGCTGCTCGTCGGTGAGCTGGGCGAGGACACCGTCGACGTCGAGCCCAACTACGACGGCTCGCTGACCCAGCCGACCGTGCTGCCGGCCGCCTTCCCCAACCTGCTGGTCAACGGCGCGTCCGGGATCGCGGTCGGGATGGCCACCAACATGATCCCGCACAACCTGGCCGAGGTGGTGTCCGCCGCCCGCTGGCTGATCAACCACCCGGACGCCACCCTGGACAAGCTCATGGAGTTCGTCCCCGGCCCCGACCTGCCCACCGGCGGCGTGCTGCTCGGCTTGGACGAGGTGCGCCGGGCGTACGAGACCGGGCGCGGTGTGGTGCGGATGCGCGGCAAGGTGGAGATCGGCCCCCTCGAGGGCAGCCGCGGGCGCCAGGCGATCACCGTGGTCGAGCTGCCGTACGGCGTTGGCGCGGAGAAGGTCATCGCGGCGATCACCAACGAGGTCACCAAGACCAAGCGGCTGACCGGTATCGCCGACGTCAAGGACCTCACCGACCGGGAGAGCGGCACCCGGTTGGTCATCGAGTGCAAGGTCGGTGTCAACCCGCAGGCCCTGCTCGCCGACCTCTACCGGCTCACCCCGCTGGAGCAGTCGTTCGGTGTCAACAACCTGGTGCTGGTGGACGGGCAGCCCCGCACGCTTGGGTTGAAGGCGCTGCTGGAGGTGTTCCTGGCGCACCGGTACGAGGTGGTCACCCGGCGCAGCTCGTACCGCCGCCGCAAGCGTCAGGAGCGGCTGCACCTGGTCGACGGCCTGCTGATCGCGCTGCTGGACATCGACCGGGTGGTCCGGCTGATCCGGGGCAGTGACGACGCGCAGGCCGCGAAGGACGGGCTGATGAGTCAGTTCGGCCTCTCCGACATCCAGGCCACCTACATCCTGGACACTCCGCTGCGCCGCCTGACGAAGTACGACCGGATCGAGCTGGAGGCCGAGCAGGAGCGGCTGCGCACGGAGATCGCCGAGCTGTCCACGATCCTCGACGACGACAAGGTGCTCAAGAAGCTGGTCTCCGACGAGCTGGCGGCCGTGGTCAAGCAGTTCGGCACCGAACGGCGCACCACGCTGGTCGATGGTGACCTCAAGGAGGTGCTGGCCGCGTCGGCGCCGGCCGGGCCGCTGGAGGTCGCCGACGACCCGTGTCAGGTGATCCTGTCAGCGACCGGGTTGGTCGCCCGGACCGCGGCCGAGTCGGAGGAGAGCGCCGAGGGGCGTCGCCGCAACGGCCGGGTCAAGCACGACACTGTCCGCGCGATCGTGCACTCCACCGCCCGCGGTCGGGTGCTGCTGGTGACCAGCGCCGGCCGGGCCTTCAAGATCGACGTGCTGCCGTTGCCGGTGCTGCCCGAGCAGGCCGGCACGGTGTCGCTGCGGGGCGGCATGTCCGCCGCCGAGCTGGTGCCGCTGGAGGCGGGGGAGACGGTGGTCGGCCTGGCCCCGCTCGGCGGGCCGGCGGACGGTTCGCCGGGGCTGGCGCTCGGCACCCGGCAGGGCGTGGTGAAGATCTGCGCGCCGGAGTGGCCGGTGCGCTCCGACGAGTTCGAGGTGATCGGCCTGCGGGACGGTGACGAGGTGGTCGGGGCGACCTGGCTGACCGACGGCGCCGAGACGCTGACCTTCGTCACTTCGGAGGCGTCGCTGCTGCGCTTCGCCGCTGGGCTGGTCCGCCCGCAGGGCCTCAAGGGTGGCGGCATGGCCGGCATCAACCTGCCCGCCGGATCGCGGGTGGTCTACTTCGGTGCGGTGCGCACCGACGACCCGGGCCACGGAGAGCCGATGGTGGTCACGTCCACCGGGGCGACGGTCAAGGTGACGCCGTTCAAGGCGTATCCGGCGAAGGGTCGGGCGACCGGCGGTGTGCGCGCGCACCGTTTCCTCAAGGACGAGACGGATGTGGTCGTCGCCTGGGTGGGGCCGCGGCCGGTGGGCGCTACCGGCACGGGTGAACCGGTCGAGTTGCCCGCCGCCGACCCGCGCCGCGACGGCTCCGGCTTCGCCGTGATGCTCGGCCCGACGGTGGTCGGCCACCTGATCGAACGCGACTGA
- a CDS encoding DNA gyrase/topoisomerase IV subunit B, which translates to MTAEPDTLYGADDLTHLEGLDAVRKRPGMYIGSTDSRGVGHLVNEILDNSTDEGVAGHATHVEVTLHADGSVQVDDDGRGIPTDVHAKSGISGVELVLTRLHAGGKFGGSGYKTSGGLHGVGASAVNALSRRFDVTVRRAGKIHAMSFRHGVPGIFDGDGPDAPFTAGPGLQVVGAMKRRQSTGTSIRWWHDARYFETGAALDVDTVRMKLRNTAFLVPGVLYLLRDLTGEAPTEEKFHYPNGLSDMVEFLAPAGDRPVSGTLLVTGEGTYRENAADANGVMQSNVQRRAEVEVAFRWGTGYERTVECFTNTIRNAHGGTHRKGFERALARTLADAVRNTRGLLKAKEEPPTLDDVLEGMTAVVHVRIPEPQFTSQTKDELSTTGITKVIHTLVEAHLKAWLEDKRTKAEARTVLQKVVDAARVRLTQKQQKDAARRKTALEGASMPPKLVDCRATGIDRSELFIVEGDSALGTSRMARSSEYQALLPIRGKILNVQKANLQQVLDNAECAAIVQVLGAGSGRTFDLSALRYGRVLIMADADVDGAHIRTLLITLFARYMRPLIEAGRLYAAMPPLHKITTKGRNPQTTYTYTQAEMEATVRKLEKSGKQIVTPIPRFKGLGEMDADELWDTTMNPATRAVRRITLDDVDAAERILELLMGEKVEPRRNWLIDSADRVDREAIDA; encoded by the coding sequence TTGACCGCAGAGCCTGACACCCTGTACGGGGCCGATGACCTCACCCACCTTGAGGGGCTGGACGCTGTCCGCAAGCGGCCCGGCATGTACATCGGCTCCACCGACAGCCGTGGCGTGGGTCACCTCGTCAACGAGATCCTCGACAACTCCACCGACGAGGGTGTCGCCGGCCACGCCACCCACGTCGAGGTGACGCTGCACGCCGACGGCTCGGTGCAGGTCGACGACGACGGCCGGGGCATCCCCACCGACGTGCACGCCAAGTCCGGGATCTCCGGCGTCGAGCTGGTGCTCACCCGGTTGCACGCGGGCGGCAAGTTCGGCGGCTCCGGCTACAAGACCTCCGGCGGCCTGCACGGCGTCGGCGCGTCCGCGGTCAACGCGCTGTCCCGCCGGTTCGACGTGACCGTCCGCCGGGCCGGCAAGATCCACGCGATGTCCTTCCGGCACGGCGTGCCGGGGATCTTCGACGGCGACGGGCCGGACGCGCCGTTCACCGCCGGCCCCGGGCTCCAGGTGGTCGGCGCGATGAAGCGCAGGCAGTCCACCGGCACCTCGATCCGCTGGTGGCACGACGCCCGCTACTTCGAGACCGGCGCGGCACTCGACGTCGACACGGTCCGGATGAAGCTGCGCAACACCGCCTTCCTGGTCCCCGGTGTGCTCTACCTGCTGCGCGACCTGACCGGCGAGGCGCCCACCGAGGAGAAGTTCCACTACCCCAACGGGCTCAGCGACATGGTGGAGTTCCTCGCCCCGGCCGGCGACCGGCCGGTCTCGGGCACGCTGCTGGTCACCGGCGAGGGGACGTACCGGGAGAACGCCGCCGATGCCAACGGCGTCATGCAGTCCAACGTGCAGCGCCGCGCCGAGGTCGAGGTGGCGTTCCGCTGGGGCACCGGCTACGAGCGCACAGTCGAGTGCTTCACCAACACCATCCGCAACGCGCACGGCGGCACGCACCGCAAGGGCTTCGAGCGGGCCCTGGCGCGCACCCTCGCCGACGCCGTCCGCAACACGCGCGGGCTGCTCAAGGCCAAGGAGGAGCCACCCACCCTGGACGACGTCCTGGAGGGGATGACCGCCGTGGTGCACGTGCGCATCCCCGAGCCGCAGTTCACCTCGCAGACCAAGGACGAGCTCTCCACCACGGGCATCACCAAGGTGATCCACACGCTGGTCGAGGCGCACCTCAAGGCCTGGCTGGAGGACAAGCGCACCAAGGCCGAGGCGCGCACAGTGCTGCAGAAGGTCGTCGACGCGGCGCGGGTCCGGCTCACCCAGAAGCAGCAGAAGGACGCCGCCCGGCGCAAGACCGCCCTGGAGGGCGCGTCGATGCCGCCGAAGCTGGTCGACTGCCGTGCCACCGGCATCGACCGCAGCGAGCTCTTCATCGTCGAGGGCGACAGCGCCCTCGGGACGAGCCGGATGGCCCGCTCCTCGGAATACCAGGCGCTGCTGCCGATCCGCGGCAAGATCCTCAACGTGCAGAAGGCCAACCTCCAGCAGGTGTTGGACAACGCCGAGTGCGCGGCGATCGTCCAGGTGCTCGGCGCCGGCTCGGGGCGCACCTTCGACCTCTCCGCCCTGCGCTACGGCCGGGTGCTGATCATGGCCGACGCGGACGTGGACGGCGCGCACATCCGTACGCTGCTGATCACCCTCTTCGCCCGGTACATGCGCCCGCTGATCGAGGCCGGCCGGCTCTACGCCGCGATGCCACCCCTGCACAAGATCACCACCAAGGGTCGCAACCCGCAGACCACCTACACCTACACCCAGGCGGAGATGGAGGCGACGGTCCGCAAGCTGGAGAAGTCCGGCAAGCAGATCGTCACCCCGATCCCGCGGTTCAAGGGCCTCGGTGAGATGGACGCCGACGAGCTGTGGGACACCACGATGAACCCGGCCACCCGCGCCGTCCGCCGGATCACCCTCGACGACGTGGACGCCGCCGAGCGGATCCTCGAACTGCTGATGGGCGAGAAGGTCGAGCCGCGCCGCAACTGGCTCATCGACTCCGCCGACCGCGTCGACCGCGAGGCGATCGACGCATGA
- a CDS encoding SGNH/GDSL hydrolase family protein — translation MARFRRTALAAALTIVTAALSTAVALPAPASAALPTAAVALGDSFISGEGAGAYTPVVDVNGVAQGFPGWTAPNNNAFFCHRSANASLNQANLPGIQNRFNLACSGGQPHDIANASQARANGRTVASQLNQLRAVAQTQDIDLVLVGLGSNNSSFTFGSVAEKCANRFIADAWTGWWEFWAYLGGPVEQKPCTDADLATAAQLSAATAETTAAVRQLLTTLDQVDADGQHRIVFQDYTNPLPMDLNPTFHTEDGRDDTRDKFRDLGAERYAAGCPIHRASLMPGHRFSQGLGTIVKSTRDTLAAEFPAADLVYLNVQRAFDGARLCESSNSPTGALATPIRLQDSPNGTFVTSLSGKDKIAIQRIANTCVSYFQTCQESWHPNATGHQVLGQCLSGAAATSARAVACVRASNGTISVS, via the coding sequence ATGGCCAGGTTCCGGCGTACCGCGCTCGCCGCGGCACTCACGATCGTCACGGCGGCGCTGTCGACCGCCGTCGCGCTGCCCGCCCCCGCGTCCGCCGCGCTGCCCACCGCCGCGGTGGCGCTCGGCGACAGCTTCATCAGCGGCGAGGGCGCCGGGGCCTACACCCCGGTCGTCGACGTCAACGGTGTCGCCCAGGGCTTCCCCGGCTGGACGGCACCGAACAACAACGCGTTCTTCTGCCACCGTTCGGCGAACGCCTCGTTGAACCAGGCCAACCTGCCGGGCATCCAGAACCGGTTCAACCTGGCCTGCTCCGGCGGCCAGCCGCACGACATCGCCAACGCCTCCCAGGCGCGAGCCAACGGCCGTACCGTGGCCTCGCAGCTCAACCAGCTCCGTGCCGTCGCGCAGACCCAGGACATCGACCTGGTGCTGGTCGGCCTGGGTTCGAACAACAGCTCGTTCACCTTCGGCAGCGTGGCGGAGAAGTGCGCCAACCGGTTCATCGCCGACGCCTGGACGGGTTGGTGGGAGTTCTGGGCGTACCTGGGCGGCCCGGTGGAGCAGAAGCCGTGCACTGACGCCGACCTGGCCACCGCCGCGCAGCTCAGCGCCGCGACCGCGGAGACCACCGCCGCGGTACGACAACTGCTGACCACTCTCGACCAGGTGGACGCGGACGGGCAGCACCGGATCGTGTTCCAGGACTACACCAACCCGCTGCCGATGGACCTGAACCCGACGTTCCACACCGAGGACGGCCGGGACGACACCCGGGACAAGTTCCGCGACCTGGGAGCCGAGCGGTACGCGGCCGGTTGCCCGATCCATCGGGCCAGCCTGATGCCCGGACACCGCTTCTCGCAGGGTCTCGGCACGATTGTGAAGTCCACCCGGGACACCCTGGCCGCCGAGTTCCCCGCCGCCGACCTGGTCTACCTCAACGTGCAGCGGGCCTTCGACGGCGCGCGGCTCTGTGAGTCGTCGAACAGTCCGACCGGCGCGCTGGCCACCCCGATCCGGCTCCAGGACAGCCCGAACGGCACCTTCGTCACCAGCCTCTCCGGCAAGGACAAGATCGCGATCCAGCGAATCGCCAACACCTGCGTCAGTTACTTCCAGACCTGCCAGGAGTCGTGGCACCCGAACGCCACTGGGCACCAGGTGCTCGGCCAGTGCCTCAGCGGCGCCGCCGCCACCAGCGCCCGCGCGGTGGCCTGCGTGCGGGCCAGCAACGGGACGATCTCGGTTTCCTGA